A window of Macrococcus sp. 19Msa1099 genomic DNA:
CGGACCTATTAAAGCAACGTATATCGTTGTAGATGATAAATAGTTTAACAAAAACCAGCTATTGTATAACACAATGGCTGGTTTTTATTTATTAAATTAATAAATGATGATTGCTTTAGTTTTTATAGTATTTAACTTAAAATAGTATCAAGAGGTGAGGACAGTGGAATTAAAGTTTGATCATATTATTCATCATGTGCAGAATTTAAATGATGCTAAAATTGATTTTTTAAAGGTGATTAATGGTGGAAAGCATGAGCAGTTAGGGACATACAATAAATTATCTTATACTGATTTATCATATATTGAATTTATCGATGCGTATGATCGTGCACTCGTTCATAAAGCAGCACAAAGTGCAGAAGAGCGTTTAAGTTTTGCAGCATCACTTGAACGTACAGATTATGTTGAAGGATTTAAGCGATTATGTTTTAGAACGGATGATATCGATGCACTTAAGCAGCACTTTAATCAATTAGGTGTAAAGACGGTTGGGCCGTCATGTATGCAGCGCGTGACACCAGAAGGGCAAGTTATTGAATGGCAGTTGCTCTATATTGATGAAGAGAGAAATTATGAATTACCATTCTTTATACAGTGGGGAGCGTCAGATGACGAACGCATGCAGTCACTCTCTCCATATTTCCAGGGAAATCTCAGGATTGAAGGAATCGATATAGAAACGACAGATTTTAATGAGATGGCAGAGGTATATGTAGAATGGTTAGGTTACGAAGTCACAAGTGGTGTGATCAATAGTTATTTTAAACTAGAGAAACTAGGGTGTCCTGCGATCTACTTAATTCCTGGCAATACAGATACAATTAGAAGTTTAAAAATAAAAAGTGATGCACCTGCAGTACATCACTTTAGAAATGCGATTTATCAATTTAACTAGCATAAACGTTATTATAAACTGTCATAACGATAAGATAAATATGGTATGCAGCAACAATCAGCGAAATCAATGCTATATACATTGTTGATTTTGATACTCTTGTAATCAAATAGAGTAGTGAAATGATTGTAGTAAAACTTGCTACAATAATATGTAAGCTTAACATATCGATAGAATCCTGCTGGAATAATGAAACGAGTATACTATTAATAATGATTAAGATAATAAGCAGTAAATTTTTAAACATATGCCACCTCTTTACTTTAATAATAAAAGTATAACAATAATAATTAAATATTTGTTGTAAAACGAAAGGAAAGAATAAAATGACAGTGATGAGAAAGAATGTATCCAATGAAGTACACGATAACTTTGTAAAAACACATGCAAATGGTGATATGCTGCAGCTATCAACGTGGGCAGATACAAAACGATTGACAGGATGGTATAGTAGACGTATCGCTGTAGGAAGAGATGACGAACTCGCTGGGGTGGGACAGCTGCTATTTAAGAAAGTACCGAAGACGCCATTCACCATGTGCTACGTATCGCGAGGCTTTGTGTGTGACTATCATGACAAAGAAGTCGTGACAGCACTTGTTGATGCGGCAATTGAAGTTGCACGTCGTGAGAAAAGTTATTCTATTAAAATTGATCCGGATGTTGAAGTAGATACGGTTCCAGGATTAATTGAATTTATGAATACATTAGGCTTTGTTCATAAAGGATTTAAAGATGGACTTCATCCAGACTACATACAACCACGTATGACGATGATTACGGACATTGATATGGATGAAGCTGCACTTATACAGTCATTTGAAAAACGCAATCGTTCAACGGTAAAGCAAAGCCTGAAAAAAGGCGTACAGTGTGAAATCGGAACACGTGAAGACCTTAAGATTTTTGCACAGCTTATGAAAGAAACTGGAGAACGGGATGGCTTTCTAGTCAGAGATATCTCCTACTTCGAAACGATATACGATGCGCTTAATCCAGCTGGAGACGCAGTACTTTTTCTTACTAAATTAGTTCCAGATACTGTGTTAGAGAATTTAAATACAACATTAAAGAGAAATCATGAGGAGAAAGAGAAAGTTTTATCAAAAAAACAGACGAAGAAAACTGAAAACCAATTAAAAGACATAGATATCATCATTGAAAAGGTACAAAAGCAGATTAATGAAATAGAAGAACTTAAAGAAACACATCCGGATGGTAAATATTTGTCAGGCGCAATTCTGACATTTTGTGGTAAGAAAGCTTATTATTTATACGGTGCATCTAGTAATGATTATCGTAGCTATCTACCAAATCATAAAATGCAAATCGAAATGATGAAATATTCGCGTAGTAAAGGCGCAGTATCTTATGATTTCGGAGGGACAGATAATAATCCCGACAAAGATTCTGAACACTACGGTTTATGGCAGTTTAAGAAGAGCTGGGGGACACATTTGAGTGAAAAAATCGGCGAATTTGACTACATACTTAATAAACCTGTTTATACATTAATTGAAGTTGCGAAGCCAAAAGTAAAAGCGTTGACGAAGAAGATTAATAAGAGAAGATAGCAGTATTTTGAGGTAATGTTGAAAATGCTGTAACGAAGCAATTGGATGCAGTACAGAAAAGAGTGATGACAAGTAAACACCACTCTTTTTTATTCACTAAAAAATTTAAAGACACTCACCTTCGTTTCCATATAAAGATATGGATCAATAAAGGTGATATATAGAATAAAAAAGAAGTTGAATAAACTAAATGCTGTTAAAAGTATAGAAAGAATTCTATAAGTGAAGTTGTTCATCAAGTTCTGATCGGTTGTAAAGTGATATTGTATACCTGAGAAAAACGTAATGATGCAAAAAGCCATCCAGAAATATGTTGTTAAAAATACGATACCGCTATGAACAAAATAGCTGCTTATAAACACAGTTTGCATAATGATAAGTAAAAACATAATTACTTTTTGCATTCTTTTCACTCCTTTACCTATAATTGTAATATATAACTGTAAATTATCAATACAATATGACAAGAGAGGTTTTCAAAATGAAAATTGGTTTTATTGGAACAGGTGTAATGGGAAAAAGTATGGCTGAGCATATAGGGGACAAACTATATATTTATAACCGTACGAAAGAAAAAGCAATGGCACTAATCGAACAAGGACATATATGGTGCGATACGCCTACTGAAGTTGTAGCACAATCCGATATTGTCTTTACGATGCTTGGCTATCCGGTTGATGTAGAAGCTATCTATCTTGCACCAGATGGATTGATTAATAATGGTAAACAAGGTCAAATATTTATTGACTGTACAACGAGTAGTCCTGCACTTGCCCAAAAGATTAATCAAGAAGCAAATAAGAAAGGAATATATGTGTTAGATGCACCTGTAAGTGGTGGAGATATTGGTGCCAGGAATGGAACCTTGAGTGTAATGGTTGGTGGAGATGAAGCGATATTTGATAGAGTAAAACCTTTAATCGATAAATTCAGTAGTTCGGTGACATACTTTGGTGATGCAGGAAAGGGTCAACATACAAAGATGGCGAATCAAATTGCTATCGCTACAAATATGATCGGTATGGCTGAAAGTCTGTATTATGCACATAAAGCAGGGTTAGATGTTGAAAAAGTGCTAGAAACAATCAGTAAAGGAGCGGCAGGAAGTTGGTCATTATCTCACTTGGCTCCAAGAATTTTAAAAGAAGACTATACTCCTGGATTTTATACGCATCACTTCCTGAAAGATATGAGCATCGCGCTTGAAGAAACAAAGAAGATGGGTATCGAACTTCCCGGTCTCGAATTGAGTTATAAGTTATATCGTAGTCTTTCCGATGAACTAAAAGAAACGACAGGGACACATGCGATATATCAATATTATACACAAACAAGATAAGGATATTGGTAAATTTTAAATAATAAAGCTACAATAAATACATAAAATTCGTATAAATGGAGGAAAGACTTTGATAAAGAAAATTATTGATTTTTCTTTGCATAATAAACTTGCAGTATGGTTAATGACACTCATTATCCTAAGTGCCGGCGTATATAGTGCAATGAAGATGAAGATGGAAATGCTGCCGAGTATGTCGACACCTGTAATTTCTATTACAACACCTTACCCAGGTGCTACACCTGAAGACGTGTTAAATGGTGTTACAGATCCAATAGAGAAGAAGGTTAAAAATTTATCGAGCGTAGATAAAGTAACGAGTCAATCGTTAGAGAATGCATCTGCAGTCACTGTTCAATATAAGTTTGGAACAGATATGGACAAAGCGCAATCAGAATTAGAGAAACAAATTGAGAAGGTTGATCTTCCAGAAGGTGCGCAAGAGAAACAGATTTCACAAATGTCGATGTACACTTTCCCAATCATTAGCTATTCACTTTCAAGCGATAAGGCAGATATTAAAGATCTGACAAAGCGTATTAAAGAAGATTTAGTTCCAGAAATTGAAGGTGTAGAAGGTGTTACAAATGTAACGTTTTCTGGACAAGAAGTTGAACAAGTTGAGCTACAATTTGATGATAAGAAGTTAAAGAAAAATAATTTAACAGAAGAGTCTGTACTTCAATTCATTAAAGGTGCTACAACCGATGCACCACTTGGATTATATACGTTTGGTAGCGATTTAAAGAGTATCATCGTAAATGGTCAATTTACTAGTGTGGATGCTCTTAAAGATTTAAAGATCCCATTATCAGGCGGAGATAATCAAGCTGATACTGCTAAAGCCTCACCTGAAGAACAGGCGGCGCTTGCGAAGATGATGCAGGCCGGTAAAGTACCAACAGTAATGCTTTCTGACATTGCTACGATTAAAAATGTAGAGAGTCGTGAATCTATTTCTAAGACAAATGGTAAAGATTCACTAAGCATACAAGTCATTAAGTCAGATGATGCGAATACTGTAGCGTTAGCAAACGATGTAAAAGATAAAGTAAAGGAATTTAAGAAGAATAATAAAGATATTAATGCCGTACTGATGATGGATCAGGCAAAACCGATTGAAGACTCTGTAAAAACGATGGCAGAAAAAGCAATTATTGGAGCATTGTTTGCAGTGATCATGATACTCGTGTTCCTAAGAAATATCCGTTCAACGATGATTGCGGTCGTATCCATTCCGATGTCTATATTAATGGCAATGTTAATCCTTAAACAGATGGATATTTCACTTAATATTATGACACTTGGAGCGATGACAGTTGCAATTGGCCGTGTTATTGATGACTCTATCGTCGTTATCGAGAATATATTCCGACGTATGTCTGACCCTAAAGAGAAATTGAGTGGTTCTGAGTTAATTAGCAGCGCGACTAAAGAGATGTTTATACCGATTATGAGTTCGACGATGGTCACAATTGCAGTATTCTTACCACTTGGACTGGTGTCGGGTTCTATCGGTGAAATCTTTAGACCTTTTGCTTATACAGTCGTATTTGC
This region includes:
- a CDS encoding VOC family protein; amino-acid sequence: MELKFDHIIHHVQNLNDAKIDFLKVINGGKHEQLGTYNKLSYTDLSYIEFIDAYDRALVHKAAQSAEERLSFAASLERTDYVEGFKRLCFRTDDIDALKQHFNQLGVKTVGPSCMQRVTPEGQVIEWQLLYIDEERNYELPFFIQWGASDDERMQSLSPYFQGNLRIEGIDIETTDFNEMAEVYVEWLGYEVTSGVINSYFKLEKLGCPAIYLIPGNTDTIRSLKIKSDAPAVHHFRNAIYQFN
- a CDS encoding lipid II:glycine glycyltransferase FemX; this encodes MMRKNVSNEVHDNFVKTHANGDMLQLSTWADTKRLTGWYSRRIAVGRDDELAGVGQLLFKKVPKTPFTMCYVSRGFVCDYHDKEVVTALVDAAIEVARREKSYSIKIDPDVEVDTVPGLIEFMNTLGFVHKGFKDGLHPDYIQPRMTMITDIDMDEAALIQSFEKRNRSTVKQSLKKGVQCEIGTREDLKIFAQLMKETGERDGFLVRDISYFETIYDALNPAGDAVLFLTKLVPDTVLENLNTTLKRNHEEKEKVLSKKQTKKTENQLKDIDIIIEKVQKQINEIEELKETHPDGKYLSGAILTFCGKKAYYLYGASSNDYRSYLPNHKMQIEMMKYSRSKGAVSYDFGGTDNNPDKDSEHYGLWQFKKSWGTHLSEKIGEFDYILNKPVYTLIEVAKPKVKALTKKINKRR
- a CDS encoding NAD(P)-dependent oxidoreductase; protein product: MKIGFIGTGVMGKSMAEHIGDKLYIYNRTKEKAMALIEQGHIWCDTPTEVVAQSDIVFTMLGYPVDVEAIYLAPDGLINNGKQGQIFIDCTTSSPALAQKINQEANKKGIYVLDAPVSGGDIGARNGTLSVMVGGDEAIFDRVKPLIDKFSSSVTYFGDAGKGQHTKMANQIAIATNMIGMAESLYYAHKAGLDVEKVLETISKGAAGSWSLSHLAPRILKEDYTPGFYTHHFLKDMSIALEETKKMGIELPGLELSYKLYRSLSDELKETTGTHAIYQYYTQTR